In Xiphophorus hellerii strain 12219 chromosome 13, Xiphophorus_hellerii-4.1, whole genome shotgun sequence, the following proteins share a genomic window:
- the tmem222b gene encoding transmembrane protein 222, protein MADVVENDSMKNYHLASEKVAPEISRFPHCIVWTPIPVLSWLFPFIGHMGICTSTGVIRDFAGPYFVSEDNMAFGRPTKYWMLDVSKVYASGSNAWDTAVHDASEEYKHRMHNLCCDNCHSHVAMALNLMRYENSTSWNMVNLCLLSFIRGKYVGCAGVLKTWLPFLLLVGIVLTVALAVNIR, encoded by the exons ATGGCGGATGTTGTTGAAAATGACAGCATGAAGAATTATCATCTAGCGTCAGAAAAAGTGGCCCCGGAGATCAGCCGCTTTCCCCACTGCATCGTGTGGACGCCCATCCCCGTGCTGTC ATGGCTGTTTCCTTTCATTGGTCACATGGGAATCTGCACTTCCACCGGAGTCATCCGGGACTTTGCTGGACCGTACTTCGTCTCA GAAGACAACATGGCTTTTGGGAGACCCACAAA GTACTGGATGCTTGACGTGAGTAAAGTCTACGCCAGCGGTTCCAACGCCTGGGACACGGCCGTGCACGACGCCTCAGAGGAGTACAAGCACAGGATG CACAACCTGTGCTGTGACAACTGTCACTCCCATGTGGCCATGGCTCTGAATCTGATGCGATACGAGAACAGCACCTCATGGAACATGGTGAACCTCTGCCTTCTCTCATTCATCCGCGGAAAATATGTCGG CTGCGCGGGCGTCCTGAAGACCTGGCTGCCGTTCTTGTTGCTCGTGGGCATCGTCCTCACAGTTGCTCTCGCCGTCAACATCCGATGA
- the paqr7a gene encoding progestin and adipoQ receptor family member VII, a isoform X1: protein MATMVMESIGRVFISRQQIRQVPRLLTEAAPSMPGTVTDSEVPDYFRERYISAGYRPLEQSWRYYFLSLFQRHNETINVWTHLLAFLLLLVKLRQLADTVDFVNDHHSWPLLILVLSSLTYSGFSVLAHLLGGKSELCHYLFYFLDYVGVAQYQYGSAVVHFYYAVDETMHRSMRGLFMPTATILSCLSCLGCCYGKYCNHTRPCWVRKVCQVVPSALAYMWDSSPVAKRLLLWSNDDLAVAYHFGQVAFFLSCSFFFTFPLLERYLPGRCDFVGQSHQVFHVLLSCCTFCQIHASYLDYVHRGQLYLRLHESDDASLFVGLYVLTLVGCALITAFMLRKVKHVLDFKLKLK, encoded by the coding sequence ATGGCGACCATGGTGATGGAAAGCATTGGGCGAGTGTTCATCAGCCGGCAGCAGATCCGGCAGGTACCCCGACTGCTGACCGAGGCGGCGCCCTCCATGCCCGGCACCGTCACAGACTCCGAGGTTCCTGACTACTTCAGGGAACGCTACATCTCCGCGGGTTACAGACCGCTCGAGCAGAGCTGGCGCTACTACTTCCTGTCCCTGTTCCAGCGCCATAATGAGACCATAAATGTCTGGACTCACCTGCTTGCCTTTTTATTGCTTCTAGTTAAGCTTCGCCAACTTGCAGACACGGTGGACTTTGTCAACGACCATCATTCGTGGCCCTTGCTCATCCTCGTTCTGTCTTCCCTAACTTACTCAGGATTCAGCGTATTAGCTCACCTGCTGGGTGGAAAATCTGAGCTGTGTCACTACTTGTTCTACTTTCTGGACTATGTTGGGGTAGCGCAGTACCAGTACGGCAGTGCTGTGGTTCACTTTTACTATGCAGTAGATGAGACCATGCACAGAAGCATGCGAGGACTTTTCATGCCTACTGCCACCATCCTTAGCTGTCTGTCTTGTCTTGGATGTTGCTATGGGAAATACTGCAACCATACCCGACCTTGTTGGGTGCGTAAGGTGTGCCAGGTAGTCCCCTCAGCGCTGGCCTATATGTGGGATAGCAGCCCCGTGGCTAAGAGACTCTTGCTTTGGTCCAACGATGATCTGGCGGTTGCCTACCACTTCGGTCAGGTGGCGTTCTTTCTCAGCTGCTCTTTCTTCTTCACCTTCCCCCTGCTGGAGCGCTACCTCCCTGGACGGTGTGATTTTGTGGGCCAAAGTCACCAGGTGTTCCATGTTTTGCTGTCTTGCTGCACCTTCTGTCAAATCCATGCTTCCTACTTGGACTATGTGCACCGCGGGCAACTTTATTTACGTCTGCATGAAAGCGATGATGCCTCTCTCTTTGTGGGATTGTATGTGCTCACACTGGTTGGATGTGCACTGATCACGGCCTTCATGCTGAGGAAAGTTAAACATGTTCTTGACTTCAAACTGAAGTTAAAATAA
- the paqr7a gene encoding progestin and adipoQ receptor family member VII, a isoform X2, protein MATMVMESIGRVFISRQQIRQVPRLLTEAAPSMPGTVTDSEVPDYFRERYISAGYRPLEQSWRYYFLSLFQRHNETINVWTHLLAFLLLLVKLRQLADTVDFVNDHHSWPLLILVLSSLTYSGFSVLAHLLGGKSELCHYLFYFLDYVGVAQYQYGSAVVHFYYAVDETMHRSMRGLFMPTATILSCLSCLGCCYGKYCNHTRPCWVRKVCQVVPSALAYMWDSSPVAKRLLLWSNDDLAVAYHFGQVAFFLSCSFFFTFPLLERYLPGRCDFVGQSHQVFHVLLSCCTFCQIHASYLDYVHRGQLYLRLHESDDASLFVGLYVLTLVGSYNTLGETH, encoded by the exons ATGGCGACCATGGTGATGGAAAGCATTGGGCGAGTGTTCATCAGCCGGCAGCAGATCCGGCAGGTACCCCGACTGCTGACCGAGGCGGCGCCCTCCATGCCCGGCACCGTCACAGACTCCGAGGTTCCTGACTACTTCAGGGAACGCTACATCTCCGCGGGTTACAGACCGCTCGAGCAGAGCTGGCGCTACTACTTCCTGTCCCTGTTCCAGCGCCATAATGAGACCATAAATGTCTGGACTCACCTGCTTGCCTTTTTATTGCTTCTAGTTAAGCTTCGCCAACTTGCAGACACGGTGGACTTTGTCAACGACCATCATTCGTGGCCCTTGCTCATCCTCGTTCTGTCTTCCCTAACTTACTCAGGATTCAGCGTATTAGCTCACCTGCTGGGTGGAAAATCTGAGCTGTGTCACTACTTGTTCTACTTTCTGGACTATGTTGGGGTAGCGCAGTACCAGTACGGCAGTGCTGTGGTTCACTTTTACTATGCAGTAGATGAGACCATGCACAGAAGCATGCGAGGACTTTTCATGCCTACTGCCACCATCCTTAGCTGTCTGTCTTGTCTTGGATGTTGCTATGGGAAATACTGCAACCATACCCGACCTTGTTGGGTGCGTAAGGTGTGCCAGGTAGTCCCCTCAGCGCTGGCCTATATGTGGGATAGCAGCCCCGTGGCTAAGAGACTCTTGCTTTGGTCCAACGATGATCTGGCGGTTGCCTACCACTTCGGTCAGGTGGCGTTCTTTCTCAGCTGCTCTTTCTTCTTCACCTTCCCCCTGCTGGAGCGCTACCTCCCTGGACGGTGTGATTTTGTGGGCCAAAGTCACCAGGTGTTCCATGTTTTGCTGTCTTGCTGCACCTTCTGTCAAATCCATGCTTCCTACTTGGACTATGTGCACCGCGGGCAACTTTATTTACGTCTGCATGAAAGCGATGATGCCTCTCTCTTTGTGGGATTGTATGTGCTCACACTGGTTGGAT CCTACAATACACTGGGTGAAACCCACTAA